The Geoalkalibacter subterraneus genome contains the following window.
TCCAGATCTTCGGCCTTAACCTGGCCGTGGTGTTCGGCCTGGGGTTGATCATCTTCGCCTTCCTGCTGGCGCTTGTCTACAACTACTTCTGCACCCGGGCGGAAGCCCGCTTGAATAATTAAAGGAGGAGATGACCAATGATCTACGCACAATCCCCCCTGGCCATCGGCCTCTTTCTCAGTTTTGTTCTCCTGGTGCTTGGCCTCTCCTTCTACCTGGGGCGTCGCACCACATCCTCTTCGGGCTATTACGCCGCCGGAGGGAACGTCCACTGGTTTACCAACGGGATCGCCTTTGCCGGCGACTATCTTTCGGCTGCCAGCTTCCTCGGCATCTGCGGCATGATCGCTACCGCCGGCTACGATGGCTGGATGTACGCCATCGGCTACCTCGCGGGCTGGATGGTCGCCCTGTTCCTGGTGGCTGAACCGATGAAGCGTCTTGGCAAATACACCTTTACAGACGCCCTTGATTCCAAGTTCAACTCCAAGAGCATCCAGTTGATGGCAGCGATCAGCACCTTGGTTGTTTCGGTTTTCTACCTGATCCCTCAGATGGTCGGCGCGGGCACACTCGTCACTCCACTGCTGGGCCTTCCCCATTATGCTGGAGTCATTATCGTCGGCGTGGTCGTCACCATCATTGTCGCCAGCGCCGGCATGGCATCCACCACAATGGTGCAGTTCCTCAAAGGAGGCCTGCTGCTAATCTTCTCGACCATTCTGGTGATCTCCGTTCTGTTCCGGGGCTTGTCCACCACCCCTGAAAACGACGGCAAACCCTACCATGAATTCGCGACCTTGCAGGCCAACGTGGAAAACGGTCGCCTGATCGTAGATGATCCGGCATACAACGTTCCGGCCAACTGGCGCGATTCCGAACTTGCCGAGGCAGGGTTTGTCAAACTGACCCAAAACGGCATCGAATCGATCTGGCACATCCAGGAGAACCCTCAAGGCGGCTATGTCCTTGAAGAAGCTCTTTTCCAGGCCCAGCTCAATGACGGCACACGTATTTACAACGGCGCGCCCGCTGAAGAAGGGCGTTTCTTTCCCGTCGGCCACATGAAAGAGATCAACATGGGCGGTGAAACCGTGATGCAGACCGGCGCCATTGGCCCCCTGGCCTTTCTGCGCACCATCCAGGACAGCACCATCGTTCTGTGGGGCACCAAGCATGTCCTGACCCCCGAGGGCTACTACAGCATCTATTACCAGAAACCAACCCCGGGCTCCCATATCCTCCGTCCGGGCCTCAAATTCAAAGTGGACAATGCGACCACTGCCGAGAAGTTCAACTTTTTCTCCCTGATGCTGGCTCTATTCTGCGGTACCGCAGCATTGCCCCACATTCTGATCCGCTACTACACGGTACCCAGCCAGGCGGCTGCACGTAAATCGACCCTAGTGGCCATCGCAGCCATCGGCTTCTTCTATATTCTGACCCTGTTCATGGGCCTTGGCGCCATGACCAATGGCGTCGTCAACATCATGGATAACAACATGTCGGCGCCTCTGCTTGCACTGTCTTTTGGGGTTATCCTGTTTGCCATCATCTCCTCGATTGCCTTTGCCACCGTCCTTGGTACGGTTTCGGGCCTGATCGTGGCGGCATCCGGGGCGGTCGCCCATGACCTGATGGACAACTTCTTCGGCATGAAAATGCAGGACAAGAACAAGGTTCTGACGGCCAAAATCGCCGCTGTCTGTATTGGCGTAATTGCCATATACCTGGGCATCGTGTTCGAGGGCATGAACGTCAGCTTCCTGGTCGGTTGGGCCTTTGCCATCGCCGCTTCGGCCAATCTGCCGGCAATCCTCATGCTGCTGTTCTGGAAACGGACCACGGCGCAGGGGGTTGCGGCCTCAATCTTGGTGGGCATCGTCTCATCACTTGGCCTGATTTTGCTTTCGCCTGACATGTATGTACGTTATGGCCTGTTGCCCTCTGACGCGCCAATTTCCTTCAACAGCCCGGCAGCCATTTCCATTCCGTTGAGCTTCCTCGCCCTGGTGGTGATTTCACTGCTGACCAAGCGCGTTGAAGTGGCGGAAGATTCCACCGAGAACGCACACGCCTAAAACCTGCGGGCAAGACTCTTGCCTGATAATTCATCTTGATGGCATAATTTGGGCCGCCCTTGGGCGGCCCGATTTTTTTCCCCGCGAAAGGTTCTTATCATGCTTCGATTTCGCTTCACCCTCATTGCTTTTGGCTTTGTACTACTCTACCTCGGCTACAACGATGCTTCACTCACCCTACGCAACCAGGAACCTTTGACCATTGACCTGCGAACGCTGATCAATGAGGGAGCGCCACGGGAATGGCTACACATTACCGGAGGCCACCAGAACCTCGATGAAGCTATCTCGACTTCAGGGCAGGCTGAACGTTTCGATGCCATGCTCATCCCACTTGTCCCCAATCCTGAGGACTCCAAATTTCACGTTCTGGTTGAAACTCGCGACCCCGAACTCCTGGAATTTCTCTACACCTACCACTTTGGATTTGATAGTGTTTTTGCTCGAGAACAGTTTCGGGAAGAAGAAGCTGAAACATTCCGCGCCCCCTGGGAGGTGACCGGAATGTTGACCAGCGGCAGGGTTGCCGCCAATAATCGTGAAAAACTTTTTGAGCTGGCTGAGGCTGTCGATCTCAACATCAGCGACAATGTCGTTCTTGTCACCGAAGGAAAAACCCCTGCACGTTTTCGCGGATTCTTCTTTCTTGCCATGGGAGCAGCCGGCTTAATTAAAGGGTTTCTGATGTTTCGCAGACCCTCCACTAAACCCACGACACCACAACAGGCGGACAATCAGTAAGATAGCTGCTTTAACCTCACACAAAGGGTACTCTGCGGTTTTTCCTTGACCAGCGATCCACTCCCTATTACAATACTTTAATTGAATAGGTCTTACTGGCTGCACAGGACAATCCCAGCCGGATCAAAAATACGGCAAGGCGGACAAGGAGAAAATCATGGCGCGAGCAAATGACCGACTTGAGATGAACGAAGGCTTCGGAGACGCCGAGGATACTCAGAAAGACAAATACCTCACCTTTCACCTGGCCAACGAAGATTACGGAATCGAGATCCGTTATGTGACTGAAATTATAGGCATTCAAAAGATTACCGAAGTTCCTGACATGCCTGAATTCGTCAAAGGCGTGATCAATCTGCGCGGTAAGGTGATTCCGGTTATGGACGTTCGCACCCGTTTCATGCTGCCCCCCCTGGAATACAACGACCGCACCTGCATCATCGTGGTCAACGTCAATGGGACAGCCGTCGGGCTGGTCGTCGATGAAGTGAGTGAGGTTGCAGACATCCCCGAATCCAACATCGAGCCGCCACCACGCTCTACGCGCGCCGCTGCCAGTCACTACATTCAGGGCATGGGCAAAATCGGCGAAGACGTCAAGATTCTGCTTGATGTCACCTGCCTGCTGTACGATGAAAGCATGCTGCAGACCGCAGGAGCACAGGGAGCCGAGCTTTTCTGATCCACCTTAAAAACCTTATTCAAGCAAAAACCCAATCCGCCTCATCGGCACGAGCACGATTGGGTTTTTGCATTTTCTCCGCCTGTTTTTACGGCTGCTGTTCTTGCCGCTGCCGCCCTCTTCGTGATAAAGTAGCAAACTTGTGCTTTCGGGCTTTTTCCCGACACAAAACCAGCGCGAGGAGAGATCTTAACCATGGCAGGACATAGTAAATGGGCGAACATCAAACACCGTAAAGGGGCCCAGGACGCAAAACGCGGCAAAGTTTTCACCAAACTGATCAAAGAGATCACCATCGCCGCCCGCATCGGCGGCGGAGAGATCGAGACCAATCCCCGGCTGCGGCTGGCGATCGACAAGGCCAAACAGGCCAACATGCCCAAGGACAATATCGACCGGGCCATTAAAAAAGGAACCGGCGATCTCGACGGCGTGACCTATGAAGAAGGCTTCTTCGAGGGTTATGGCCCCGGCGGCGTTGCCGTCATGGTCGAATTCATGACCGACAACCGCACCCGCACCGTGGCCGATGTGCGCCATATCTTCAGCAAGCACGGCGGAAATCTCGGGGTCAACGGCTCGGTGTCGTTTCTGTTCGAGCGAAAAGGCCTGATCTCCTTTTCCACCGACAATGATTTCGAGGCCATTTTCGAAGCCGCCCTGGAAGCCGGAGCAGAAGACGTCAAAGACGAAGGCGATTCCTATGAGGTGCTGACCGCCCCGGAAAACTACATGGAAGTGCGTGACGTTCTGGGTGAGAACGGTCTTAAGTGGGAGAATGCCGAAGTTACTATGATCCCCCAGACCATGGTGCAGCTTGACGGCAAGCAGGCCGAACAGATGCTGAAACTGATGGATAAGCTCGAGGATAACGACGACGTCCAGAACGTCTACGCCAACTTCGACATTTCCGATGAGGAAATCGCCCGCATCATGGGCTGATTGCCAGAATCAGGATGCGAATTCTCGGCATTGATCCCGGCAGTCGCGCCACGGGATGGGGACTGATCGAAAAGCAGGGCAACCGCCTGCTGCATATCGATAACGGCGTCATTACAACCCGTGCAAGCGAACCGCTGGGCGATCGCCTCGGCACGATCTACCAACACCTGTCCAAGGTCATCACAGGCTACGCTCCCACAGCTGTTGCAGTCGAAGAGATTTTCATGGCCAAAAACGCCCGCTCCGCCCTTAAGCTCGGGCATGCGCGAGGGGTGGCTCTGCTGGCTGGGTTCAACCACGACCTGCCGATTGCCGAGTACAGCGCGTTGCAGGTCAAGAGTGCGGTGGTCGGTTACGGGCGAGCCGACAAAAAGCAGATCCAGGAGATGGTTCGCATTTTGCTGAAACTGCCCGAGATCGCTCAGGAAGATGCTTCGGACGCTCTGGCCGTCGCCATCTGCCATGCCCACAGCGCCGGCATCAATCAGCGCATTGCAGGCTCCGGCGGCCCAAACAGCCGCTAGGACTCTGTCCTATTCAACGACTACCCCCTTAATCACGGAAACCCTATGATCGCGCTGCTGACCGGGACAATCGCCTACAAATCTCTTGAGCATGTCATTCTCGACGTGGGCGGGGTGGGGTACCGTGTCGTGGTCCCCCTGTCGACCTTCTACGAGCTTCCCGACACCGGCACTACTACTCTGCATATTCACACCCATGTCAAAGAAGATATGCTCGCCCTGTACGGCTTCCTGACCTCCCGGGAAAAAGAGATGTTTATCCTGCTGCTCGGCGTATCAGGGGTTGGCCCCAAACTTGCGGTCAATATTCTTTCCAACATCCCTGCCGCCGACCTCAGCGACGCCCTGATGAACCAGGATGTGAAACGGCTTTCAGCCATTCCCGGCATCGGCAAAAAGACTGCCGAGAGGCTCTCTCTTGAACTCAAGGACAAGATTGCACGCATGTCCCCAGAGGGGCCGCGTCCCACCCCTCAGCGGGTTCATGCATCGGATGGAGCCTGTCTGGACGATGTCCTGTCCGCCCTGGTCAATCTGGGCTACAAAGAGAACCAGGCCCGCAAGGTGCTCGAATCCCTTGAGATCCCGCCGGAAACACACCTGGAGGATGTTCTCAAAGGCGCCTTGAAGATCCTGATGAAATAAAGTCGATCGCCTTCAACACAGGACCAATGCAGACTCATGGAAGATCGCCTTATCAGCCCACAGACCACCGGTGAGGAAATCCGCATCGAGGCCACGCTGCGTCCACGCTACCTCCGGGAGTATGTGGGGCAGGAGAAGGCCAAGGAAAACCTGGAGATTTTCATTCAGGCCGCCCGCTCTCGCCATGAGGCACTGGATCATGTGCTGTTCTATGGGCCGCCCGGGCTCGGGAAAACGACCCTGGCCAACATCATCGCCTCGGAGATGGGAGTCAACATCAAGAGCACCTCCGGCCCGGTGATCGAAAAACCCGGCGACCTGGCGGCGATCCTGACCAATCTCGAAGAAGGCGATGTCCTCTTTATCGACGAGATACATCGCCTTTCGCCTGTGGTGGAGGAAATCCTCTATCCGGCCATGGAGGACTACCAGCTTGATATCATCATCGGCCAGGGCCCTTCGGCTCGTACCGTCAAGCTCGACATCCCCCGCTTCACCCTGGTCGGCGCCACGACTCGCGCCGGGCTGCTTTCCTCGCCGCTGCGCGACCGCTTCGGTGTCATTGCACGCCTTGAATTCTATACGCCGGAGGATCTGACCCGCATCATCCGGCGCAGCGCCGACATCCTCGAAATTGAAACCGAGGCCGACGGCGCGTACGAAATCGCGCGCCGCAGCCGCGGGACACCCCGCATCGCCAACCGGTTGCTGCGCCGCGTGCGTGATTTTGCCGAGGTCAAAGGGAAGGGTATCATCACGCACGACATCGCCGACAAGGCACTGGAGCGGCTGGAGGTCGACAAACGTGGTTTCGACCACATGGACAACCTGATTCTGCTCACCATCATCGAAAAGTTTTCAGGCGGCCCGGTCGGGCTCGACACGCTGGCGGCCGCCGTCGGGGAGGAGAAGGATACCATCGAAGAGGTGATCGAACCCTACCTGATCCAGCAGGGGTACCTCAACCGCACTCCGCGGGGACGCAAGGCCACGGCGCTGGCGTATCGCCATCTGCAGAGGCTCCCGCCCGAGAATGATCGCCAGGATGGGCTGTTTTCCTGAACGCAGGGGGCCTTAGATCCACCTGACCTCTCTCTCATTCGATGGAGACGATTTTATGGGGATTAGATATTTCACTATTGCCCAAAAAATTGCAGCCGGCTACCTGCTGGTCAGCCTGTTCTGCCTATCAGCGGTGGTCTACGCGCTCTCGGCGCTAAGCCATCAGACCCAGCTCAACCAGGATCTGGTCAGGGTTGATTTCGCCACATTGCGCAACAAGCTTGTCGGCCAAGTAGAGCAGTTTCTGCGAGGGCACGAGCAGGCCATGGACCAACAGCTTGAACAAAAACATGCCCAGGCACGGCAGGAGCTTGATAATGAGCGTCAACTGAATTCAGATCTGACGGACAGGCTGAAAGGCCAACCTGGAAAAATTCAAGCAGATTCTGATCGAGACAGAGAAGTACTCCCCTTGAACACCCGACACGCAAGTAATTCATGGATTTCGATAGACAGACCCGCCTTGCAGCGGAACTGGCCAAATTGACGCAACAAAAGATCGACGTTGGGCGCTACCCCTTCCGTCGCGCTGAAAGCACCCCGCGACTGCTGACAGAGCAAGGCGAAATTTCTCCGCCCCTGGTGCTCTGGATCAATCGCGACAGCTTCATGGCCGGGGGCATCCTTCTGCTCGACGACGAGGCCCCCGAACAGTGCTTCTCCGCCGGCAGTGCCTGCGCCTCAGCATTAGGGGTGAGCCATTTTGTCACATGGTGCGCAACCGGCCTGGACCTCTGGCACTGCCAAGCCGACAAGCCCCCGCAGCGGATCAAGCATCTGGAAGCCCCGGCTCCAGGCAACGCCTCGGCGGAAGAATCCCACCAGGTCCTGCAGCACCTTCTGGAAGAACTTAAACCGCTTTCGGTCATGGGTGCCATCGCGCCGGAAAACCTTGGAGCTTTTTATCTGGCAAACCTGTGCCTATCCCCCCTGGCTGCAGCCGAAGAGGAATTGACCGAGACCGTCCGTAGTGCGCGCGCCAAAACACCGGACATGCCGAACCATCCCGCCCGGAGACTCGCACAGAGCAAAGGGATGCTGGTTCTTGCACGGCTGCTTGCACTCATGCGGATCAACCAGATCCCGGGAAACGTCCGCCCTGAGAAGCTCGAGCGCGCCATCGAGCTTGTTCTCTCCTATCTTCCCGGGCCCGTTATCACCGCACTTGGGGCTTTCCCTGCCGAGCCGCCCCTGCCCTATGCCAGCGCAGTTCGTTTTCACCACCTGTTTCGACGCCTGGGACAGCTGCGCTGGGGAAGCGATTCCCAGAAAGTGGGCAAGGTTCTTGAGATACTGCTCCACTACCAAGCCAGAAGCCTGGGTTTGCCCTGTATTGAAGCGACCGAACCTGTGGCGGAAGGCACCCTGCTGATCAATCCCGCCTCCCCTCGCCCGGCCGGCACTTTTTCCGAAGCTTTTCAGGAACCCGCACTAAGGGCTTTGTCCGTCTTGCTGAGAGATCATTTGGAACTTTCTCACGCCCAGGAAACCTCCACGGACATTTTCAGTTTGCAGACACGTTCAGCGCCCCGAAATGTTGAAGGTGGGCTGGTCTTGCTTTCGGAAAAAATAACTGCGGCGGAGAGGGAGTTTTTCCGATTGAAACTGCGCACCTCCTGGCCCAACCGACGCCTTTCGCTGGCGCCTAAATCCCCCCGTTATATCTGGGAGGCCGCCCATATTACCGGGCTCGCCGCCGACGGCGCCGTTATCCGCCTGACGCTGCCTGCCACCTGGCTCGTTCATGCATATGGCAACAGCTTCTACAACCTGATAACAGAACAGTTCAGCATAATCAGGCTTGAGACCTTATCCCGGAGCCAGCTTTGCCTTACGCTCGAAAAGCAGCCCGACCTGAGCTGCGAAACGATCTTAAGGGGGCCCTGCGGGTCGCGAGCTTTTAACTGGCATACGCTGCGGCAGCAACCCCGCAGTTTTCTGAACCTGGCCCTGCGAGCCCCCGACTGCGTTCTCGAACTGCTCCAGCAGCAGAGACTCTCATTTAACTACGGCCCGGAAGCTTTTGCCGCGCCCCCCGGGATAGAGCGTTTTTTTGCCAGCCGGCTCGGAGGCTACCTGTGGAAGTCCCTGTCTCCCGGTCATCCCCTGCCGAGTTCCGGGCAGGTGGCCAATGAATGCCGCCGTCATCTTGTTCCACTGCCCGATCCCGAACTTTTGCAGCGACTCGCCGCCCTGTCTGAACCGGACGCCGAGAAAATAGAAAAAGCCATCCAGCAAAACCTGGGCGAATTCTCAGGGCTACCTGCCCCTGAGCTGACCCCTGGTTCGGACGAAAGCGCCACACAGCGAAGCAAGCGTATCCGCGAAGAGGAAACAGCCCAGATCATCTCCGAGGTTTTCAAAGACGGGGTACCCCGCTTTCCTCAGAACTACCTGTACGATATTTACCGTCCGGAACTGCAAAAATTCGAGGTCAATGGAACCTTGCAGCAAACCAGCGAGTTCCTCGGGATGTTTGAACTCACCGATAGCAGCGGGCAGGTCATCCAGGTTGAGGGGGAAGAGACCGCACGCGCACTCGAACTGGCCACCTTCAGCGAACAGACATTGATCGAGCTGCCTACAGACCGGCATCTGACCGCCTCCATCGTGGGAAAATACCTAGACGACTTGAACAGGCTCCAACAGGATCTGCTGCATCAGACTTACAGCCGTCGCGACAAACCTCGCCTTGCCCGACAGTGGGCCCGCCGGATCTGGAACAGCCTGCCGCTGCCGCCGTGGGAAGAACTTGAGGAACCTTTTACGACAAAAAGATCTTGATGGGCCGGTGGGGGCAGGGTCTATACTGTTGGAGATAATTACATTCGTTCGGGGAGAAATCTATTCATGAAGGTTCTGCTGCACATGTGCTGTGCCAATTGCGCCATCTATCCCGTCGAGGAGCTGCGCTCGGCGCAACACGAGGTCACCGGATTTTTCTTCAATCACAATATCCATCCCTATCAGGAATACCGCAAGCGTCTCGAGACGGTGCAGCAATATGCCGAGATCTGCTCCCTGCCGATGGTCTACCGGGACGCCTATCTGCTGGAGGAGTTTCTGGCCCAGGTTGCCGCTGACCCTGCAGCCCGCTGCAACTACTGCTACCGCTCTCGCCTGGAGGAAACAGCAAAGCACGCGGCCGAGCAGGGCTTTGAAGCCTTCACCACCAGCCTGCTCTATTCGCGCTACCAGCAGCATGACGCTATCGCTTCTTATGGGCGCCAGCTTGCGGAGGAATGGGGGCTGACCTTCATCTATGAGGACTATCGCCGCGGCTGGCAGCAGGGGATTCGCACGTCCAAGGAGATGGGACTTTACCGCCAGCAATACTGCGGCTGCATCTATTCTGAAAAAGATCGCTATCACCCACGGCAGGGTTAGATCATGTCCCCAGGAAAGTCTCTCATCATCCTTGGTCTCGTGCTGGTCGCCGTCGGCCTGATGCTGCATTTCAGCGGTAGAATCCCTTTCCTGGGCAGATTGCCGGGAGATATTCGCATTGAGAAAGAAGACTTCTCCTTCTATTTCCCACTGGGTAGCTGTCTGCTTCTTTCATTGGTCCTGTCTCTGCTGTTCTGGCTTTTTAAACGTTGAACTCCATTGGACGAAAAATAATGCCCTCAGAAAAATCGGCTCCATGCATCGGCCTGGCCCTGGGCAGCGGTGCGGCTCGCGGTCTCTGTCATATCGGGGTGCTCAAGGTTCTTGAGAAGGAACAGATCAGAATCAACTGCCTGGCGGGCACCTCCATCGGAGCTTTTATCGGCGCACTTTACGCCGCCGGCATGTCCCCCGAACAGATGGAGGAGGTGGCAACCGGTCTGGACTGGAAGCGCCTGGCTCGCCTGATCGACCCGGTTGTGCCGACGGCAGGCCTGATTGATGGCGCTCAGGTGGCTGAGTTCATGGCGAAACTGCTCCCGGCGCGCACCTTTGAGGAGCTGCGCATGCCGCTGGCCGTCACGGCCACAGATGTTGAGACAGGAGAAGCACTGATCATCCGCCGCGGCAACCTGGTCGACGCTTTGCGCGCGGCCATCGCCTTTCCCGGCATCTTTACACCGGCCCGGTTCGGAGATCGCTTCCTGATCGACGGGGGGCTGTGCAATCCTGTCCCCGTCGATGCGGTCAGGCAACTGGGCGCTAAAAACATTATCGCCGTCTGTGCCATCCCACAGGTCGAAAAGCCCACCCACGAAACCTACCTCCCGCCGACAGAGGCGCCGGCACGGACATCAAAGCGGCGGCTTCCTCTGTTCAATACCACGCGCATCGAAAAGATTTTTGGCGAATTATGGCGGGCAAGGCCTTTCGCCGGACGGCAGCCTCCTCCAACAAAACCGGAGAAACGTCCTCCTAGCATTTTCAAAGTATGTGCGCAAAGTGTTGCCATTATGGAGAATCAGATCAATGAGCTGCGCCTGCAGCAGAACCATTTCGACGTTCTGATCCGTCCCGAATTCAATGATCTGACCCTGCTGGAGTTTCATCGCGCGGCCGAAGCGATTGCAGCCGGCGAAAAAGCGACGCAGGATGCACGCTCCGACTTGGCGCACCTGCGTTGCTGAGTGACGACAAATACGACCCTGTAACTGTTCAGCATGGGAGTGACGACCCCGCGAAGTGAATAGCCTGTTTTTTCAATGTCTGAAATTCCTTCAAGGAATTACGATTGCATCAAAGTGCAGTCATGTTAGACTCTTGAGACAAAAATGACTCTCATCCCCAAGGAGGAACTGATGTTTGAACTTGCTGAAAAAATCATGCTGACCGGCATGGGCGCACTTTGCATGACCCAGAAAAAGGCAGAAGAATTGGCTAAGGAAATGAAAGAACGCTTCAACATGACAGAAGAGGAAGGCAAGGCATTTATCGAAAAAATGCAGCAGAACTTTGAACAGTCCCAGCAGAAGCTCGAGGAAATGGCTCAGCAGGAAGTCCGTCGTGCCGCCGAACGCCT
Protein-coding sequences here:
- a CDS encoding cation acetate symporter, translated to MIYAQSPLAIGLFLSFVLLVLGLSFYLGRRTTSSSGYYAAGGNVHWFTNGIAFAGDYLSAASFLGICGMIATAGYDGWMYAIGYLAGWMVALFLVAEPMKRLGKYTFTDALDSKFNSKSIQLMAAISTLVVSVFYLIPQMVGAGTLVTPLLGLPHYAGVIIVGVVVTIIVASAGMASTTMVQFLKGGLLLIFSTILVISVLFRGLSTTPENDGKPYHEFATLQANVENGRLIVDDPAYNVPANWRDSELAEAGFVKLTQNGIESIWHIQENPQGGYVLEEALFQAQLNDGTRIYNGAPAEEGRFFPVGHMKEINMGGETVMQTGAIGPLAFLRTIQDSTIVLWGTKHVLTPEGYYSIYYQKPTPGSHILRPGLKFKVDNATTAEKFNFFSLMLALFCGTAALPHILIRYYTVPSQAAARKSTLVAIAAIGFFYILTLFMGLGAMTNGVVNIMDNNMSAPLLALSFGVILFAIISSIAFATVLGTVSGLIVAASGAVAHDLMDNFFGMKMQDKNKVLTAKIAAVCIGVIAIYLGIVFEGMNVSFLVGWAFAIAASANLPAILMLLFWKRTTAQGVAASILVGIVSSLGLILLSPDMYVRYGLLPSDAPISFNSPAAISIPLSFLALVVISLLTKRVEVAEDSTENAHA
- a CDS encoding chemotaxis protein CheW, which codes for MARANDRLEMNEGFGDAEDTQKDKYLTFHLANEDYGIEIRYVTEIIGIQKITEVPDMPEFVKGVINLRGKVIPVMDVRTRFMLPPLEYNDRTCIIVVNVNGTAVGLVVDEVSEVADIPESNIEPPPRSTRAAASHYIQGMGKIGEDVKILLDVTCLLYDESMLQTAGAQGAELF
- a CDS encoding YebC/PmpR family DNA-binding transcriptional regulator → MAGHSKWANIKHRKGAQDAKRGKVFTKLIKEITIAARIGGGEIETNPRLRLAIDKAKQANMPKDNIDRAIKKGTGDLDGVTYEEGFFEGYGPGGVAVMVEFMTDNRTRTVADVRHIFSKHGGNLGVNGSVSFLFERKGLISFSTDNDFEAIFEAALEAGAEDVKDEGDSYEVLTAPENYMEVRDVLGENGLKWENAEVTMIPQTMVQLDGKQAEQMLKLMDKLEDNDDVQNVYANFDISDEEIARIMG
- the ruvC gene encoding crossover junction endodeoxyribonuclease RuvC, yielding MRILGIDPGSRATGWGLIEKQGNRLLHIDNGVITTRASEPLGDRLGTIYQHLSKVITGYAPTAVAVEEIFMAKNARSALKLGHARGVALLAGFNHDLPIAEYSALQVKSAVVGYGRADKKQIQEMVRILLKLPEIAQEDASDALAVAICHAHSAGINQRIAGSGGPNSR
- the ruvA gene encoding Holliday junction branch migration protein RuvA, whose product is MIALLTGTIAYKSLEHVILDVGGVGYRVVVPLSTFYELPDTGTTTLHIHTHVKEDMLALYGFLTSREKEMFILLLGVSGVGPKLAVNILSNIPAADLSDALMNQDVKRLSAIPGIGKKTAERLSLELKDKIARMSPEGPRPTPQRVHASDGACLDDVLSALVNLGYKENQARKVLESLEIPPETHLEDVLKGALKILMK
- the ruvB gene encoding Holliday junction branch migration DNA helicase RuvB translates to MEDRLISPQTTGEEIRIEATLRPRYLREYVGQEKAKENLEIFIQAARSRHEALDHVLFYGPPGLGKTTLANIIASEMGVNIKSTSGPVIEKPGDLAAILTNLEEGDVLFIDEIHRLSPVVEEILYPAMEDYQLDIIIGQGPSARTVKLDIPRFTLVGATTRAGLLSSPLRDRFGVIARLEFYTPEDLTRIIRRSADILEIETEADGAYEIARRSRGTPRIANRLLRRVRDFAEVKGKGIITHDIADKALERLEVDKRGFDHMDNLILLTIIEKFSGGPVGLDTLAAAVGEEKDTIEEVIEPYLIQQGYLNRTPRGRKATALAYRHLQRLPPENDRQDGLFS
- a CDS encoding epoxyqueuosine reductase QueH, whose amino-acid sequence is MKVLLHMCCANCAIYPVEELRSAQHEVTGFFFNHNIHPYQEYRKRLETVQQYAEICSLPMVYRDAYLLEEFLAQVAADPAARCNYCYRSRLEETAKHAAEQGFEAFTTSLLYSRYQQHDAIASYGRQLAEEWGLTFIYEDYRRGWQQGIRTSKEMGLYRQQYCGCIYSEKDRYHPRQG
- a CDS encoding DUF2905 domain-containing protein, whose amino-acid sequence is MSPGKSLIILGLVLVAVGLMLHFSGRIPFLGRLPGDIRIEKEDFSFYFPLGSCLLLSLVLSLLFWLFKR
- a CDS encoding patatin-like phospholipase family protein — translated: MPSEKSAPCIGLALGSGAARGLCHIGVLKVLEKEQIRINCLAGTSIGAFIGALYAAGMSPEQMEEVATGLDWKRLARLIDPVVPTAGLIDGAQVAEFMAKLLPARTFEELRMPLAVTATDVETGEALIIRRGNLVDALRAAIAFPGIFTPARFGDRFLIDGGLCNPVPVDAVRQLGAKNIIAVCAIPQVEKPTHETYLPPTEAPARTSKRRLPLFNTTRIEKIFGELWRARPFAGRQPPPTKPEKRPPSIFKVCAQSVAIMENQINELRLQQNHFDVLIRPEFNDLTLLEFHRAAEAIAAGEKATQDARSDLAHLRC
- a CDS encoding phasin family protein — its product is MFELAEKIMLTGMGALCMTQKKAEELAKEMKERFNMTEEEGKAFIEKMQQNFEQSQQKLEEMAQQEVRRAAERLGMVTREEFEQLQQRIEQLEQTLASSKK